From Prosthecobacter vanneervenii, one genomic window encodes:
- a CDS encoding LTA synthase family protein, which produces MRLSPRSSLARGALLIIALFLTVAFFTRVALMVQGRHDIAWDASLFGSFGLGLWYDMLAACHAVVPWFLLTALLPTALWRSKAARWVVSFLLLLYAVVFIFIGVAEWFFWDEFQVRFNFIAVDYLVFTQEVIDNIQQSYPMPLIYAALALAGSGVVWAAWRLGGIRWVCAGDSAWRLRILPVLGIAALVVGISNLFSQSQLPRFSNNFNRELAKNGPYAWCAAFWESEIEFERFYLRQDIDKALARAKELLILTDTPAASADPRDLRRVIKHEGPEKRHNIVFVSVESLSAAFMSHFKVNFKMRSYLTPNLDRLADEGILFTNLYATGTRTVRGLEALTLSVPPTPGQSIVWRPLNTNLFTSGSVCRSRGYDISYVYGGDAMFDNMRTYFSRNNYRVIDRGTKPKSEITFQNAWGVADEDLFRWAMQEADTNHAASKPFFMHVMTVSNHRPFTFPANRIDMPQGSREAAVKYTDWCIGDFLEKAKSKPWFANTIFVVVADHCHGSAGKMELDVTKYHIPCIIWNPQLIQPRSYDRLCSQIDVVPTLFGLMNWSYTTRTFGQDVFSPGYAPDKERIFVSNYQKIAYITQGDFAMLKPKQEFTLGKVDLKAGTITPEKSDVLQGRLNDAISLYQSASWLFRNGHLGAETDKP; this is translated from the coding sequence ATGCGACTGAGCCCCCGTTCGTCTTTAGCCCGAGGTGCCTTGCTGATCATCGCGCTGTTTCTGACAGTGGCGTTTTTCACCCGTGTCGCGCTCATGGTTCAAGGGCGGCATGACATCGCATGGGACGCCTCGCTGTTTGGCTCGTTTGGCTTGGGCTTGTGGTATGACATGCTGGCGGCCTGCCATGCGGTTGTGCCGTGGTTTCTGCTGACGGCCCTGCTGCCTACGGCGCTCTGGCGCAGCAAAGCAGCACGATGGGTCGTGTCATTTCTCCTGCTGCTGTATGCCGTGGTGTTCATCTTCATCGGCGTGGCGGAATGGTTTTTCTGGGATGAGTTTCAGGTGCGGTTTAATTTCATCGCGGTGGACTATCTCGTCTTCACCCAGGAGGTGATCGACAACATCCAGCAATCCTATCCCATGCCGCTGATCTACGCCGCGCTGGCGCTGGCGGGTTCTGGTGTGGTATGGGCGGCGTGGCGGCTGGGAGGCATCCGCTGGGTATGCGCTGGAGACAGTGCCTGGAGGCTGCGCATTCTACCAGTGCTGGGCATCGCTGCGCTCGTGGTGGGCATTTCCAACCTCTTCTCCCAGTCGCAGCTCCCACGCTTCAGCAACAACTTCAATCGTGAGCTGGCCAAAAACGGCCCCTATGCCTGGTGTGCAGCCTTTTGGGAAAGCGAGATCGAATTCGAACGCTTCTATCTCAGGCAGGACATCGACAAGGCGCTGGCGCGTGCGAAGGAGCTTCTCATCCTGACCGACACTCCGGCGGCCAGTGCAGACCCGCGCGATCTGCGGCGTGTGATCAAGCATGAGGGTCCGGAGAAGAGGCACAACATCGTCTTTGTTTCTGTGGAAAGCCTGAGCGCGGCCTTTATGAGCCACTTTAAGGTGAACTTCAAGATGCGCTCCTACCTGACACCGAATCTGGACCGGCTGGCGGATGAGGGCATTCTTTTCACCAATTTGTACGCCACCGGTACACGTACCGTGCGCGGTCTGGAGGCGCTGACGCTGAGTGTGCCGCCGACGCCGGGCCAGTCGATCGTCTGGCGGCCGCTGAATACCAACCTCTTCACCTCGGGCTCCGTGTGTCGCAGCCGCGGGTATGACATCAGCTACGTGTATGGCGGCGATGCCATGTTTGACAACATGCGCACCTATTTTTCCCGCAACAACTACCGGGTGATCGACCGCGGCACGAAGCCGAAGAGCGAGATTACTTTTCAAAACGCCTGGGGCGTGGCGGATGAAGATCTCTTCCGCTGGGCCATGCAGGAGGCAGACACCAACCATGCAGCGAGCAAGCCCTTCTTCATGCATGTGATGACGGTATCCAACCACCGCCCCTTCACCTTCCCGGCAAACCGCATCGACATGCCGCAGGGCTCACGCGAAGCTGCCGTCAAATATACGGACTGGTGCATCGGCGACTTCCTGGAGAAAGCGAAGTCGAAGCCGTGGTTTGCGAATACCATTTTCGTCGTGGTGGCAGATCACTGCCATGGCAGCGCAGGAAAGATGGAACTGGATGTGACCAAGTATCACATCCCCTGCATCATCTGGAATCCACAGCTCATTCAGCCGCGCTCGTATGACCGGCTGTGCAGCCAGATCGACGTGGTGCCCACGCTGTTTGGCCTGATGAACTGGAGCTACACCACGCGCACGTTCGGCCAGGATGTTTTCTCCCCAGGCTACGCTCCGGACAAAGAGCGCATCTTTGTCTCGAACTACCAAAAGATCGCTTACATCACACAGGGTGACTTTGCCATGCTGAAGCCAAAACAGGAATTCACCCTCGGCAAAGTGGATCTCAAAGCAGGAACGATCACGCCGGAGAAGTCGGATGTTCTGCAGGGTCGACTGAACGATGCCATCTCACTGTATCAATCGGCCTCATGGCTCTTCCGCAACGGGCACCTGGGAGCGGAGACAGACAAACCGTAA
- a CDS encoding N-acyl-D-amino-acid deacylase family protein, giving the protein MMIRLLFACLLAASLRAADYDLLITHARIADGSGGPLIEGSVAVKEGRIAAVGQVQGIASDVIDAGGKIVAPGFIDVHTHSEDICRNPVAENFLRMGVTTIITGNCGHSRTDVGKFFQEIEESKVALNVATLIGHGSVREQAMGGSFIRAPNDEQLAAMKGLVDQAMTDGAVGISTGLIYVPGSFAKTDELIAMAKVAAAHDGIYVSHMRYETTRIFQALEEFIRIAREANVRAEVSHIKLSGPTAWGKADEVLNVLKKARASGLKITQDQYAYTASSTGLRQTLPDSALEGEHADFVARIADPKQKAEIIAKMAEMRTRQGRKDYGYAVIARCKADPSLNGKTIPEAAKMRRGSDTLEDQVELILEIEAQGGASAIFHGMNEDDLQTFLKHPLTMIASDGGPRRLGEDVPHPRSYGNNARVLGRYVRDLKILTLTEAIRRMTALPAQTFHLKDRGMLKTGAHADIVVFDPAKVNDPSTFSDPHHYAEGFTHIVVNGGVVIRDGQLTEIRTGGPLRMGQ; this is encoded by the coding sequence ATGATGATTCGTCTCCTTTTCGCCTGTCTTCTTGCGGCCTCGCTCCGGGCTGCGGATTACGATCTGCTTATCACCCATGCCCGTATCGCGGATGGGAGCGGCGGTCCTTTGATTGAGGGATCGGTGGCGGTCAAAGAGGGACGGATCGCAGCGGTGGGGCAGGTGCAGGGCATCGCCTCCGACGTCATTGATGCCGGCGGCAAAATCGTCGCGCCTGGCTTCATCGATGTGCATACCCACTCAGAGGACATCTGCCGCAATCCGGTGGCGGAGAACTTTCTGCGGATGGGTGTCACGACAATCATCACCGGAAACTGCGGCCACTCCCGCACGGATGTGGGAAAATTCTTCCAGGAAATCGAGGAGTCAAAGGTGGCGCTCAATGTCGCCACACTGATCGGCCACGGTTCCGTGCGCGAGCAGGCGATGGGCGGCAGCTTCATCCGCGCTCCCAATGACGAGCAACTCGCTGCGATGAAGGGGCTCGTCGATCAGGCCATGACAGACGGTGCCGTGGGCATCAGCACAGGGCTGATCTATGTGCCAGGCTCCTTTGCCAAGACAGATGAACTCATCGCGATGGCCAAAGTCGCCGCCGCTCATGATGGCATCTACGTCAGTCACATGCGTTACGAGACCACGCGCATCTTTCAGGCGCTGGAGGAGTTCATCCGCATCGCACGAGAAGCAAATGTTCGCGCCGAGGTCTCGCACATCAAGCTTTCCGGCCCCACCGCCTGGGGAAAGGCCGATGAAGTGCTGAACGTGCTCAAAAAAGCCCGCGCTTCAGGACTCAAGATCACCCAAGACCAATACGCCTACACGGCCTCCAGCACTGGTCTGCGTCAGACGCTGCCGGACAGTGCACTGGAAGGAGAGCATGCAGACTTTGTCGCACGTATCGCAGATCCGAAGCAAAAAGCCGAAATCATTGCCAAGATGGCCGAGATGCGCACCCGTCAGGGACGAAAGGATTACGGCTACGCGGTGATCGCCCGCTGCAAAGCGGATCCCTCGCTCAATGGCAAAACCATCCCTGAGGCAGCCAAGATGAGGCGTGGTTCGGACACGCTCGAAGACCAGGTCGAGCTCATTTTGGAGATCGAAGCCCAGGGCGGTGCCAGCGCCATCTTCCACGGCATGAACGAGGACGATCTGCAGACCTTCCTCAAACACCCGCTGACCATGATCGCCAGTGACGGCGGTCCACGTCGCCTCGGTGAAGATGTCCCGCATCCGCGCAGTTATGGCAACAACGCGCGCGTGCTGGGCCGCTATGTCCGCGACTTGAAAATCCTCACACTCACTGAAGCCATCCGCCGCATGACCGCACTGCCGGCGCAGACCTTCCACCTTAAAGATCGTGGCATGCTCAAAACAGGAGCCCATGCCGACATCGTGGTTTTTGATCCGGCCAAGGTCAACGATCCCTCCACCTTCAGCGATCCGCATCACTATGCAGAAGGCTTTACGCATATCGTAGTAAATGGCGGAGTCGTCATCCGCGATGGCCAGCTCACCGAGATCCGCACCGGCGGACCGCTCCGCATGGGGCAGTAG